A genome region from Nocardia sp. NBC_00565 includes the following:
- a CDS encoding acyl-CoA dehydrogenase family protein — protein sequence MDFSYSPRTQDLLGKLESFMDEYVYPAEQVFDAQIAANDNPHEQPQVMRDMQVKARESGLWNLFMTHDGLGAGLTNLEYAPLAEVVGRSIIGNEAINCSAPDTGNMEILAMYGTEQQRQLWLKPLLDCTIRSAFAMTEPAVASSDATNITSTIVRDGDEYVLNGRKWYTSGILDPDCKLIIFMGKSDPQAPTYRQQSMILVPRDTPGIEVLRDLPMFGFRDRLGHGEVQFTDVRVPAENMLGAEGDGFAIAQGRLGPGRMHYAMRAIGMAERALDMMCQRSLERIAFGGPLADRGVVREWIARSRIEIDQIRLLVLKSAWLIDNYGNAAARSEVAAIKVSAMEVAHTVVDRAVQTYGAAGVSDDTVLARLYAITRALQIADGPNEVHLRTIARLELKKHK from the coding sequence GTGGATTTCTCCTACTCCCCCCGCACGCAGGATCTGCTCGGCAAACTCGAATCCTTCATGGACGAGTACGTCTATCCCGCGGAGCAGGTGTTCGACGCCCAGATCGCGGCGAACGACAACCCCCATGAGCAGCCGCAGGTCATGCGAGATATGCAGGTCAAGGCCCGCGAATCAGGTCTGTGGAATCTGTTCATGACCCACGACGGCCTCGGCGCCGGGCTCACCAATCTGGAGTACGCGCCACTGGCCGAGGTAGTCGGTCGATCCATCATCGGCAACGAAGCCATCAATTGCTCGGCTCCAGACACCGGCAATATGGAAATTCTGGCCATGTACGGGACCGAGCAGCAGCGCCAGCTTTGGCTGAAACCATTGTTGGACTGCACTATTCGCTCCGCATTCGCGATGACCGAACCCGCGGTGGCCAGCTCCGACGCCACCAACATCACCTCCACCATCGTTCGTGACGGCGACGAGTACGTCCTCAACGGCCGTAAGTGGTACACCTCCGGCATTCTCGACCCGGACTGCAAGCTCATCATCTTCATGGGCAAATCGGATCCGCAGGCACCGACATATCGCCAGCAGAGCATGATTCTGGTCCCCCGTGACACCCCGGGGATCGAAGTGCTGCGCGATCTTCCGATGTTCGGCTTCCGTGACCGGCTCGGCCACGGCGAAGTCCAGTTCACCGATGTCCGCGTTCCGGCCGAGAATATGCTCGGCGCCGAAGGTGACGGTTTCGCCATTGCCCAGGGCCGGTTGGGACCGGGCCGCATGCACTACGCGATGCGCGCCATCGGCATGGCCGAGCGTGCACTCGACATGATGTGCCAACGCTCCCTGGAGCGCATCGCATTCGGCGGTCCACTGGCCGATCGCGGTGTCGTACGCGAGTGGATTGCCCGCAGCCGCATCGAGATCGATCAGATCCGCCTGCTCGTCCTGAAGTCGGCCTGGCTCATCGACAATTACGGCAACGCGGCCGCTCGATCGGAAGTCGCCGCCATCAAGGTCTCGGCGATGGAAGTGGCGCACACCGTCGTCGACCGCGCGGTGCAGACCTACGGTGCCGCAGGCGTCAGCGACGACACCGTCCTGGCCCGCCTGTACGCCATCACCCGGGCACTGCAGATCGCCGACGGTCCCAACGAAGTACACCTGCGTACCATCGCCCGCCTCGAATTGAAGAAGCACAAATGA
- a CDS encoding phosphotransferase family protein, which produces MSSGSDSVGGGGRATGGHTVEQRVRTRLQADRDVTVTAFEPLLGGHSGLTYRVRTTGGDFVVKAVPEGQQAIGRHDMLRQARIMQALAHTPVPVPDIVAVDDIEPAWFAMEFVAGEALEPVLDDPAVETGLAAARMRRAAEILPRLHAIDPNTVPGAQAPLTPDAELARWARTLGAVPPDLVAGGDRLLELLGRTTPEPTTPTLVHGDYRLGNIISDGVEPVALIDWEIWSAGDPRVELGWFLVFADGSNFPGVGREVPGLASAQELVDLYVGDGPALTDMTWFDALGRLKMAAIMGHNLRRHREGRHYDPDQEKLPATINRLIETGTALLAG; this is translated from the coding sequence ATGAGTTCAGGTAGCGATTCCGTAGGGGGTGGCGGTCGGGCGACGGGTGGGCACACCGTGGAACAACGCGTCAGAACCCGGCTGCAGGCGGACCGCGACGTGACGGTCACCGCATTCGAACCGCTGCTCGGCGGACATTCCGGCTTGACGTACCGGGTGCGAACGACCGGCGGTGACTTCGTGGTCAAGGCCGTACCCGAGGGGCAGCAGGCCATCGGCCGGCACGACATGCTGCGACAGGCCCGGATCATGCAGGCATTGGCGCACACACCTGTTCCCGTACCGGACATCGTTGCGGTCGACGACATCGAACCCGCCTGGTTCGCCATGGAATTCGTGGCCGGGGAGGCGTTGGAACCGGTACTGGACGATCCGGCCGTCGAAACCGGCTTGGCCGCGGCCCGGATGCGGCGGGCCGCGGAAATTCTGCCGCGCCTGCACGCAATAGATCCGAACACCGTGCCCGGCGCGCAAGCACCGCTGACACCGGACGCCGAACTCGCCCGCTGGGCTCGCACCCTCGGCGCCGTCCCGCCCGACCTCGTTGCCGGTGGCGACCGGCTGCTCGAGCTGCTCGGCCGGACCACACCCGAACCGACCACACCGACACTGGTGCATGGTGATTACCGCCTCGGAAACATCATTTCCGACGGGGTCGAACCGGTCGCGTTGATCGATTGGGAGATCTGGAGCGCAGGCGACCCTCGGGTCGAATTGGGCTGGTTCCTCGTCTTTGCCGATGGCAGCAACTTTCCCGGCGTCGGCCGGGAGGTGCCCGGGCTGGCTTCGGCGCAAGAGCTGGTCGACCTGTATGTCGGCGACGGGCCCGCGCTCACCGATATGACGTGGTTCGACGCGCTGGGCCGCCTCAAGATGGCCGCGATCATGGGCCACAACCTGCGCCGACACCGCGAAGGTCGGCACTACGACCCCGACCAGGAAAAGCTGCCCGCCACCATCAACCGCCTGATCGAGACCGGGACCGCGCTACTCGCCGGTTGA
- a CDS encoding acyl-CoA dehydrogenase family protein, with product MTTQTLPDLVRFTDEALAWLSSVAVRRAESVWGSGSDSVAVFESWNAEEERAHTDRIREYERAKFDAGWGALNWPETYGGRGLPLSYVLAFRRAEADFDVPRRTEMFSVTQQLVAPTIEQWGTDEQRSRYVRAMLRTDIIACQLFSETEAGSDLAAVRTRAVRSADGMWTLDGHKVWTSGARVSDIGVAVCRTDTAAAKHAGLTVFLVPMTTPGVTVRPIRQMTGGSSFNEVFLDGVRLDDSYRLGPVGQGWPVALTVLAAERLDGGNLGLANADQAVALAQHLGRELTEIERDKVADLVIRSYLQRIGNMRVAGAVVAGKDPGPEASIGKLLATDTMARTSEVVRLLLGPDLTVDSGRWGTFAWAEHILGAPGYRIAGGTDEIQHNIIAERVLGLPREPRP from the coding sequence GTGACCACACAGACACTTCCCGACCTCGTCCGCTTCACCGATGAGGCGCTCGCCTGGTTGAGCAGTGTGGCAGTCCGCCGAGCGGAATCGGTCTGGGGTTCGGGTTCGGATTCGGTAGCCGTTTTCGAGAGCTGGAACGCCGAGGAGGAACGCGCGCACACCGACCGGATCCGCGAGTACGAGCGCGCCAAATTCGACGCGGGCTGGGGCGCGCTGAACTGGCCCGAGACCTACGGCGGCCGCGGTCTGCCGCTGTCGTACGTCCTTGCTTTCCGGCGCGCCGAAGCGGACTTCGATGTGCCACGGCGCACCGAGATGTTCTCGGTGACACAACAACTGGTCGCTCCCACCATCGAGCAATGGGGCACCGACGAGCAGCGGTCACGCTATGTCCGGGCCATGCTGCGCACGGATATCATTGCCTGCCAATTGTTCTCGGAAACCGAGGCCGGTTCCGATCTGGCAGCGGTGCGGACGCGCGCCGTCCGATCCGCCGATGGCATGTGGACGCTCGACGGCCACAAGGTGTGGACCTCGGGCGCGCGGGTGTCCGATATCGGCGTCGCCGTGTGCCGAACCGATACCGCGGCAGCGAAACACGCCGGACTCACCGTCTTCCTGGTGCCGATGACCACACCGGGGGTGACCGTTCGCCCGATCCGGCAGATGACCGGTGGCAGCTCGTTCAACGAGGTCTTCCTCGATGGTGTTCGACTCGACGACAGCTACCGGCTCGGACCGGTGGGGCAGGGCTGGCCGGTAGCGCTCACCGTATTGGCCGCCGAACGCCTCGACGGCGGCAACCTCGGTCTGGCGAACGCGGATCAGGCGGTCGCGCTGGCCCAGCATCTCGGACGGGAGCTGACCGAGATCGAACGCGATAAGGTCGCCGACCTGGTAATACGCAGCTATCTACAGCGAATCGGCAATATGCGGGTGGCGGGCGCCGTCGTCGCGGGCAAGGACCCCGGACCGGAGGCCTCGATCGGGAAACTACTGGCGACCGACACGATGGCGCGCACGTCCGAGGTGGTGCGCCTGCTACTCGGGCCAGACCTCACCGTGGACTCCGGTCGCTGGGGAACCTTCGCGTGGGCCGAGCACATTCTCGGCGCGCCCGGCTATCGGATCGCCGGGGGAACCGACGAGATTCAGCACAACATCATCGCCGAGCGAGTTCTCGGACTACCGAGGGAGCCACGCCCATGA
- a CDS encoding thiolase family protein: protein MTQTVSIIGAGLSKFGRQPGSTGRQMAVSAIAAALDDAGLTWPDIDVAVGGSDGSGLADTLVAELGFTGISFSNVKNGCATGGSALFSAVNAVRSGTAEIALAVGFDKHPRGAFDPTPAEWGLPEGYGAAGLMVTTQFFGAKIGRYMREYGISGTTLAKVAEKAYRNGSLNPNAWRRAAISADEIAAADMVNDPLTRYMFCSPGEGGAAVIVATEAAVRRLGGRPVRLRAISHRTRRFGSFEVFSPAVQGGGEPTSVSADAAAAAFEQAGISPADVDVAQLQDTESGAEIMHMAECGFCEHGEQESMIAAGDTEIGGRLPVNTDGGCIANGEPIGASGLRQVHEIVTQLRGEAGDRQVPGAPKVGFTHVYGAPGISACTVLSV, encoded by the coding sequence GTGACACAAACAGTTTCGATCATCGGAGCCGGGCTGTCGAAGTTCGGCAGGCAGCCCGGCAGCACCGGCCGTCAGATGGCGGTCAGCGCCATCGCCGCCGCACTCGACGATGCCGGGTTGACCTGGCCCGACATCGATGTCGCCGTCGGCGGTAGCGACGGTTCGGGACTCGCCGACACCCTCGTCGCCGAACTCGGTTTCACCGGAATATCTTTCAGCAATGTGAAGAATGGCTGCGCCACCGGTGGCAGCGCACTGTTCTCGGCGGTCAATGCGGTCCGTTCCGGAACCGCCGAAATCGCGCTGGCGGTCGGATTCGATAAACACCCACGCGGAGCCTTCGATCCGACACCGGCCGAATGGGGGCTGCCCGAGGGTTACGGCGCGGCCGGGCTCATGGTCACCACGCAGTTCTTCGGCGCCAAGATCGGCCGATATATGCGCGAATACGGGATTTCCGGCACGACCTTGGCGAAGGTTGCCGAAAAGGCGTACCGAAACGGCAGTCTGAACCCGAATGCCTGGCGACGTGCAGCGATCTCGGCCGACGAGATCGCCGCCGCCGATATGGTGAACGACCCGTTGACGCGATATATGTTCTGCTCCCCGGGCGAGGGCGGGGCCGCCGTCATCGTCGCCACCGAGGCCGCGGTCCGGCGACTCGGCGGTCGCCCGGTCCGGTTGCGCGCGATCAGCCACCGCACCCGCCGCTTCGGCTCATTCGAAGTATTCAGCCCGGCCGTCCAAGGCGGGGGCGAACCGACCAGCGTGAGCGCCGACGCGGCCGCGGCGGCCTTCGAACAGGCGGGCATTTCCCCTGCCGATGTCGACGTCGCGCAACTTCAGGACACCGAGAGCGGTGCCGAGATCATGCATATGGCCGAATGCGGCTTCTGCGAGCACGGCGAGCAGGAGTCGATGATCGCGGCAGGCGACACCGAGATCGGCGGGCGACTGCCGGTCAATACCGACGGTGGGTGCATCGCCAACGGCGAACCCATCGGCGCATCGGGTCTGCGCCAGGTGCACGAGATAGTCACCCAGCTGCGCGGCGAAGCCGGAGATCGACAGGTACCCGGAGCACCGAAGGTCGGCTTCACGCACGTGTACGGAGCGCCCGGAATCAGCGCCTGCACCGTGCTTTCGGTGTGA
- a CDS encoding Zn-ribbon domain-containing OB-fold protein, with the protein MGEHAASVLEGSRCTVCDTVAYPATTMCARCVQPTATAMELSTRGVVWAYTVQRFPPKSPPYIPPAEGFSAFAVGYVELPEGIRIQAILECADFTELDRAPVHLVGTAPVPRFAVVSQQREAQ; encoded by the coding sequence ATGGGCGAGCACGCAGCATCGGTACTGGAAGGTAGCCGGTGCACGGTCTGTGACACGGTCGCATATCCGGCAACCACCATGTGCGCACGATGCGTCCAGCCGACGGCCACCGCAATGGAGTTGAGCACGCGGGGAGTGGTGTGGGCCTACACGGTCCAACGGTTCCCACCGAAGTCGCCACCGTATATCCCTCCTGCCGAAGGCTTTTCAGCATTCGCGGTGGGCTATGTCGAGCTTCCGGAAGGTATTCGCATTCAAGCAATCCTGGAGTGCGCGGACTTCACCGAGTTGGACCGGGCACCGGTGCACCTCGTCGGCACCGCACCGGTACCTCGGTTCGCGGTCGTTTCACAGCAAAGAGAAGCGCAGTGA
- a CDS encoding enoyl-CoA hydratase/isomerase family protein, with translation MVDTDHIVLEKDGDVARVWLNRPHKKNAVTTELLHRLDEIIVEVDNDPDLKVLVLRGRGNTFCSGFDLDELLANYVGSTNAMDVAVLSAKVCDRLYSMNTPSVAVLEGHVTAGGFELMISCDFAVASEDALIGDFHIRRALFGGAGPIYRLPRMIGIRKTKELMLTGKLLSGKQAVDFDLINASAPAAELDDLVAEFIAPIVDKSPFAMKLTKMTIDRGLDADIQSLMVMEHLAVGNALQSEDAREGVNAFLEKREPKWVGR, from the coding sequence ATGGTGGACACCGACCACATCGTGTTGGAGAAGGACGGCGACGTCGCCCGCGTGTGGCTCAATCGCCCGCACAAGAAGAACGCTGTCACCACAGAACTTCTGCACCGACTCGACGAAATCATCGTCGAGGTCGACAACGACCCAGATCTCAAAGTCCTCGTGCTACGCGGCCGCGGCAATACGTTCTGCTCGGGCTTCGACCTGGACGAACTGCTTGCCAACTATGTCGGCAGCACCAATGCGATGGATGTCGCGGTGCTCTCGGCCAAGGTGTGCGACCGCCTCTACTCGATGAACACGCCATCGGTGGCGGTCCTCGAGGGGCATGTGACGGCCGGCGGATTCGAGCTGATGATCTCCTGCGACTTCGCTGTCGCATCCGAGGACGCGCTGATCGGTGACTTCCACATTCGCCGTGCGCTTTTCGGTGGCGCGGGTCCGATCTACCGGTTGCCCCGCATGATCGGTATCCGTAAGACCAAGGAACTGATGTTGACCGGAAAGCTGCTGTCCGGCAAGCAAGCCGTGGACTTCGATCTGATCAATGCTTCGGCACCCGCGGCCGAACTCGACGACCTGGTCGCCGAATTCATCGCACCGATCGTCGACAAGAGCCCATTCGCCATGAAGCTCACGAAGATGACCATCGACCGCGGTCTGGATGCGGACATCCAATCGCTCATGGTGATGGAGCATCTCGCGGTGGGCAATGCCCTGCAGTCCGAAGACGCACGCGAGGGCGTGAACGCATTCCTCGAGAAGCGCGAACCGAAGTGGGTCGGTCGCTGA
- a CDS encoding acyl-CoA dehydrogenase family protein gives MSAPAIEVPWPRTDPPALTPGPEQSELRAAIRGLLAKHSGIEQVRTAASAELGYSPQLWKTLVDDMSVTTLAVPENRGGLGYGMVELGIVLEECGRALACEPVYTSAVLGVHALLSADPIQDADLLAGVLDGSLLATVSALSATTDHVHAESTRTGWLLHGTATHLVGGGNADIAVVSAQCPDGRRLFATQPGAPLVRTERRVLDPTRRRADLTFDQCPAIALTDVDATEATAARLGELATLALACENTGIVDRLLEMTVEYVRTRHQFGRPIGSFQAVKHRLADLLVTLERARSASRYAAAIYAQDPGSASLAVAVAGAVCTDAAVHAAAEAIQLHGGVGFTWEHPAHSYFRRAMGNEALQGDSRAQRARIGTLIGI, from the coding sequence ATGTCCGCACCCGCGATAGAAGTGCCATGGCCCCGCACGGATCCACCTGCGCTGACACCCGGACCGGAGCAGTCGGAGCTGCGTGCGGCCATCCGCGGCCTACTCGCCAAACACAGCGGTATCGAGCAGGTACGAACGGCCGCTTCCGCCGAACTCGGCTATTCACCACAGCTGTGGAAAACCCTCGTCGATGACATGTCGGTCACCACATTGGCGGTCCCCGAAAACCGCGGCGGCCTCGGCTACGGCATGGTCGAGCTGGGGATCGTGCTCGAGGAATGTGGTCGCGCGCTCGCATGCGAGCCGGTGTACACATCGGCAGTCCTCGGCGTCCACGCACTACTGTCGGCGGATCCCATTCAGGACGCGGACCTGCTCGCCGGAGTTCTCGACGGAAGCCTGCTGGCGACGGTCAGCGCCTTGTCCGCCACCACCGATCACGTGCACGCGGAGTCGACGCGGACCGGGTGGCTATTGCACGGCACAGCGACCCACCTGGTAGGCGGCGGCAATGCCGATATAGCCGTCGTTTCGGCGCAATGCCCGGACGGCCGCCGGCTGTTCGCTACCCAACCGGGCGCACCGCTCGTCCGAACCGAACGTCGAGTACTCGACCCCACGCGCCGTCGAGCCGATCTCACCTTCGATCAATGTCCGGCGATCGCGCTCACCGACGTCGATGCCACCGAGGCGACCGCCGCGCGGCTGGGCGAGCTGGCAACGCTGGCGCTAGCGTGCGAGAACACCGGCATCGTCGACCGCCTGCTCGAGATGACCGTGGAGTACGTGCGGACTCGGCACCAGTTCGGTCGCCCCATCGGCTCGTTCCAGGCTGTCAAACATCGGCTGGCCGATCTGCTGGTCACTCTCGAACGTGCTCGATCGGCCTCCCGCTATGCGGCGGCGATATATGCACAGGACCCAGGATCGGCCTCGTTGGCCGTGGCGGTCGCCGGAGCCGTTTGTACCGATGCGGCGGTGCACGCGGCGGCAGAAGCGATCCAGCTGCACGGTGGCGTCGGTTTCACCTGGGAACACCCCGCCCACTCCTACTTCCGCAGGGCAATGGGAAACGAAGCGCTACAGGGTGATTCACGTGCGCAGCGAGCGCGAATCGGCACCCTGATCGGTATCTGA
- a CDS encoding nuclear transport factor 2 family protein, translating into MTLAIEGYYATLDSGRLDDAVALLAEDVQFAMLLPTGVNLGHGRAAMLEYLKGRPKVNRKHRLLRVAAADGVEFAYGAVTENDVTTTGYFVGAMHIGADGLIDRYQVSFSAEFALLPTDFHVEGAVG; encoded by the coding sequence ATGACTTTGGCCATCGAGGGCTACTACGCGACCTTGGACAGCGGGCGACTGGACGACGCGGTGGCGTTGCTCGCCGAAGACGTCCAGTTCGCGATGCTGCTGCCCACCGGAGTGAACCTCGGACACGGCCGGGCGGCCATGCTCGAATACCTGAAGGGCCGGCCGAAGGTGAACCGCAAGCACCGGCTGTTGCGGGTGGCCGCCGCCGACGGCGTGGAGTTCGCATACGGCGCCGTCACCGAGAACGACGTGACGACAACCGGTTACTTCGTCGGCGCGATGCATATCGGCGCCGACGGGCTGATCGATCGCTACCAAGTGTCGTTCAGCGCCGAATTCGCGCTGCTACCAACAGATTTCCACGTCGAGGGAGCGGTAGGATGA
- a CDS encoding MspA family porin, whose product MVPLPDGQQAFTTATGVRIDLSRTGESAVVSPSLAYNGLSRTASMSGTVYATVDGATGGTLVTGYLVGCQVDLSGGVSLGGDVYVSPNSVSPELSPSINLVPGGVARVKFDTKRLDPAAGAVGVEYHDRGVQVDGCAGYAQARAFTMLTVTNERGSAEVTLYGDPFSIG is encoded by the coding sequence GTGGTGCCACTGCCCGACGGTCAGCAGGCTTTCACGACGGCAACCGGTGTCCGGATCGACCTGAGCCGGACCGGGGAGAGTGCGGTCGTGTCTCCATCGCTGGCCTATAACGGTCTGTCGCGCACGGCGAGCATGTCGGGCACGGTGTATGCCACGGTCGACGGCGCTACCGGCGGCACCCTCGTCACCGGCTACCTCGTCGGTTGCCAAGTCGATCTGTCCGGTGGCGTGAGTCTGGGCGGTGATGTGTATGTGTCGCCGAACTCGGTGAGTCCGGAGCTGTCACCCAGCATCAATCTCGTACCGGGCGGCGTTGCCCGGGTGAAGTTCGATACCAAGCGGCTCGATCCCGCGGCCGGGGCCGTCGGCGTGGAGTACCACGACCGCGGTGTCCAGGTCGACGGTTGTGCCGGATATGCGCAGGCTCGCGCGTTCACGATGTTGACCGTGACCAACGAGCGCGGTTCGGCCGAGGTGACGTTGTACGGCGATCCGTTCAGCATCGGCTGA
- a CDS encoding MspA family porin yields MRGWLCSAIVVCAVAPMLVGTGPAAADTQVALPDGHGQFTTRDGLTVQVDRSGEHATVSGSMASSPLSRNVWVSGVASVDVTAPDGVKVTGGRIETGYLVGCQVDLGSAAHANSSGDAAGQPKKGGDADGAGAGASPSNSDGAEGGGDSSGGGNSGGGGGGGGGLTLGDGDLGAGVGTSGISPYSDPNMRLQLKPGTVGTKQIETYNFTGSSGVTQYVDHTLSIDGCGGYAEARSYTTIVIHDNVMDATQTLWGQPFSLG; encoded by the coding sequence GTGCGGGGTTGGCTGTGCAGTGCGATCGTGGTGTGCGCCGTTGCGCCGATGCTGGTCGGGACGGGTCCGGCGGCGGCCGATACGCAGGTAGCGCTGCCGGACGGGCACGGCCAGTTCACCACGCGCGACGGGCTGACCGTTCAGGTCGACCGCAGCGGTGAACATGCGACGGTCTCCGGGTCCATGGCGTCGAGCCCGCTCTCCCGCAACGTGTGGGTATCGGGTGTGGCATCGGTCGACGTCACCGCGCCGGACGGTGTCAAGGTCACCGGTGGTCGTATCGAGACCGGATATCTGGTGGGCTGCCAGGTCGACCTGGGTTCTGCAGCGCACGCCAACAGCAGCGGTGATGCGGCAGGTCAGCCGAAGAAGGGCGGGGACGCCGACGGCGCCGGTGCGGGCGCAAGCCCGTCCAATTCCGATGGTGCGGAGGGCGGCGGCGACTCGAGTGGCGGCGGCAACTCGGGCGGCGGCGGCGGAGGCGGCGGCGGGCTGACGCTCGGGGACGGCGATTTGGGTGCGGGTGTCGGCACCTCGGGAATCAGCCCCTACTCCGACCCCAATATGCGGCTGCAATTGAAGCCGGGCACGGTCGGCACCAAGCAGATCGAGACATACAACTTCACCGGTTCCTCGGGCGTCACCCAGTATGTCGACCACACCCTGTCGATCGACGGCTGCGGCGGCTACGCCGAGGCGCGGTCGTACACCACGATCGTCATCCACGACAATGTCATGGACGCCACCCAAACCCTCTGGGGCCAGCCATTCAGTCTCGGTTAG
- a CDS encoding IS4 family transposase codes for MFAPGHLGELTRIVSFDLVDAALETAGAVRSRVRLLPSRVVVYLLLAGALFSDIGYRQVWARLCAGLPGGSFVCPGSPALSQALRRVGVKPLKALFDLLAGPAAGTRRWRGLLVCAIDGTSVFVADSPGNVAEFGRHGGGHAQAGYPMLRLLTVVACGTRTVVDVVFGPLRIAETAYAPQLLGCLRPGMLLLADRNFAVTALIEQITGTGADLLIRAKLNRRVPAIARLGDRSWLTRTGTATVRVIDAEIAVSCAGGPRRVERYRLITTLTDDKRYPAKELVDLYHQRWEIETSYFELKSTILGGRVLRARTPAGVAQEVYALLITYQALRTAIADTALATPSFSPDRGSFTIAVHTARDQLIQATGVLATTTINLIGTIGRAVLSSPMPLRRQRSSPRIVKRAISKHRAKGEVDRNIYKTQISVHILPG; via the coding sequence GTGTTCGCGCCGGGGCATCTGGGGGAACTGACCCGGATCGTGTCGTTCGACCTGGTCGACGCGGCGCTGGAAACGGCCGGTGCCGTGCGGTCACGAGTGCGGCTGCTGCCGTCGCGGGTGGTGGTGTATCTGCTGCTGGCCGGAGCGTTGTTCTCCGATATCGGGTATCGGCAGGTATGGGCGCGGTTGTGTGCCGGGCTGCCCGGCGGATCGTTCGTGTGTCCTGGTTCCCCGGCCTTGTCACAGGCGTTGCGCCGCGTCGGGGTCAAACCCCTGAAGGCGTTGTTCGATCTGCTCGCCGGCCCGGCCGCCGGGACCCGGCGGTGGCGGGGACTGCTGGTGTGCGCGATCGACGGCACCAGTGTGTTCGTGGCTGACAGTCCAGGCAACGTGGCCGAGTTCGGGCGTCACGGCGGCGGTCACGCCCAGGCTGGGTATCCGATGCTGCGGTTGCTGACGGTGGTGGCGTGTGGCACCCGCACCGTCGTCGATGTCGTGTTCGGCCCGTTGCGGATCGCGGAAACAGCCTATGCACCACAACTTTTGGGGTGCCTGCGCCCAGGCATGCTGTTGCTGGCCGACCGGAACTTCGCGGTCACGGCGTTGATCGAGCAGATCACCGGCACCGGAGCAGATCTGCTGATCCGCGCCAAACTCAACCGGCGCGTCCCCGCGATCGCGCGGTTGGGTGACAGATCGTGGCTGACCCGCACCGGTACGGCGACCGTGCGCGTGATCGACGCCGAGATCGCCGTCAGCTGCGCCGGCGGGCCACGCCGGGTCGAGCGGTACCGGCTGATCACAACCCTGACCGACGACAAGCGTTATCCAGCAAAGGAATTGGTGGATCTCTACCATCAGCGGTGGGAGATCGAAACCAGCTATTTCGAACTGAAATCGACCATCCTCGGCGGGCGGGTGCTGCGCGCCCGCACCCCGGCCGGGGTCGCCCAAGAGGTCTACGCCTTGTTGATCACCTACCAGGCGCTGCGCACCGCGATCGCCGATACCGCGCTCGCCACACCGAGTTTCAGCCCCGACCGCGGCAGTTTCACCATCGCCGTGCACACCGCCCGCGATCAGCTCATCCAGGCCACCGGAGTTCTCGCCACCACCACGATCAACCTGATCGGCACCATCGGCCGCGCGGTCCTGTCCAGCCCGATGCCACTACGACGCCAACGCTCCAGCCCCCGCATCGTCAAACGTGCCATCTCCAAACACCGCGCCAAGGGCGAGGTCGACCGCAACATCTACAAAACCCAGATCAGCGTTCATATCCTGCCCGGTTGA
- a CDS encoding VOC family protein, producing MIGHIGINVPDLAAARAYYGELMPLLGFAEFLNSDDEFAYLPANGKPGTYLFFYPAQESGDFSRQRTGLQHLAFIVPTRTSVSTVLERALELGSTTVHEPQEFPQYPPPYFAAFWLDPFGLMLEAVCHHDRE from the coding sequence ATGATCGGACATATCGGCATCAACGTGCCGGACTTGGCAGCGGCCCGGGCCTACTACGGCGAGCTGATGCCGCTGCTCGGCTTCGCCGAGTTCCTCAACAGCGATGACGAGTTCGCCTACCTGCCCGCCAACGGCAAGCCGGGTACCTACCTGTTCTTCTATCCAGCCCAGGAGTCCGGCGACTTCTCCCGGCAGCGCACCGGTCTACAGCACCTCGCGTTCATAGTCCCCACACGGACCTCCGTGAGCACCGTACTCGAACGTGCTCTGGAACTCGGGTCTACGACCGTGCATGAGCCGCAGGAGTTCCCGCAGTATCCACCGCCGTACTTCGCGGCATTCTGGCTCGATCCGTTCGGGCTCATGCTTGAGGCCGTATGTCACCACGACCGGGAATAG
- a CDS encoding transposase — MGRIAGRFRRRETRATAKAFVTALLSSLPSKNCWTLSEQAGDATPDRMQHLLARASWDDDGVRDDLRGFVAERLGTAGAVIGKPESIVIDATEVDSCVEIFRLLLQ, encoded by the coding sequence ATGGGACGGATCGCGGGCCGGTTCCGACGGCGGGAGACCCGTGCGACGGCGAAAGCATTTGTGACAGCGCTGCTTTCCTCGCTGCCGTCGAAGAACTGTTGGACTCTGTCCGAACAGGCCGGGGATGCTACACCGGACAGGATGCAGCACTTGTTGGCGCGGGCGTCGTGGGATGACGACGGTGTGCGTGATGACCTGCGCGGATTCGTCGCCGAGCGGCTCGGCACCGCCGGTGCTGTGATCGGAAAGCCCGAGTCGATCGTGATAGACGCCACGGAAGTCGATTCCTGTGTCGAAATATTCAGGCTGCTTCTTCAGTGA